The following are encoded together in the Peromyscus leucopus breed LL Stock chromosome 1, UCI_PerLeu_2.1, whole genome shotgun sequence genome:
- the LOC114709161 gene encoding 60S ribosomal protein L32-like, translating into MAALWPLVKPKIIKKRIKKFILHQADRYVKIKQNWRKPRGIDNRVRRRFKGQILMPNIGYGNNKKTKHMLPSGFQKFLVHNVKELEVLLMCNKSYCAEIAHNVSSKNRKAIVERAAQLAISH; encoded by the coding sequence AtggctgccctctggcctctggtcAAGCCCAAGATCATCAAAAAGAGGATCAAGAAGTTCATCCTGCACCAGGCAGACCGATATGTCAAAATTAAGCAAAACTGGCGGAAACCTAGAGGTATCGACAACAGGGTGCGGAGAAGATTCAAGGGCCAGATCCTAATGCCTAACATTGGTTACgggaacaacaaaaaaactaagcaCATGCTGCCTAGTGGCTTCCAGAAGTTTCTGGTCCACAATGTAAAGGAGCTGGAAGTGCTGCTGATGTGCAACAAATCTTATTGTGCTGAGATTGCTCACAATGTTTCCTCCAAGAACCGAAAAGCCATTGTGGAAAGAGCAGCACAGCTGGCCATCAGTCACTAA